A genome region from Streptomyces sp. NBC_01296 includes the following:
- a CDS encoding GntR family transcriptional regulator gives MPDDAAGRLRTEGGEPAVEFLSVGDESAPAAVSAVLGLAEGAPACVRRRRFLLDGKPVMLAASYLDAVLVAGTPIAEPDSGPGGIHARLAELGYGPVRFREEVRSRMPSPEEADRLGPAAGNPVVLVRRTAFAADGRAVEVAEMVLDASAYVLEYEFDAP, from the coding sequence ATGCCGGACGACGCGGCGGGACGGCTCCGCACCGAGGGCGGGGAACCCGCCGTCGAGTTCCTCTCCGTCGGGGACGAGTCCGCACCGGCGGCCGTCTCGGCCGTGCTGGGACTCGCCGAGGGGGCGCCGGCCTGTGTCCGGCGCCGGAGGTTCCTGCTCGACGGGAAGCCCGTGATGCTGGCCGCCTCGTACCTCGACGCCGTCCTCGTCGCCGGTACGCCCATCGCCGAGCCGGACTCCGGCCCCGGCGGGATCCACGCCCGGCTCGCCGAGCTGGGGTACGGGCCCGTCCGGTTCCGCGAGGAGGTCCGCTCCCGGATGCCGTCCCCGGAGGAGGCCGACCGGCTCGGCCCGGCGGCCGGGAACCCGGTGGTGCTGGTCCGCCGTACCGCCTTCGCCGCCGACGGACGGGCGGTCGAGGTCGCCGAGATGGTCCTCGACGCCTCCGCGTACGTACTGGAGTACGAGTTCGACGCGCCGTAG